The proteins below come from a single Conexivisphaerales archaeon genomic window:
- a CDS encoding zinc ribbon domain-containing protein, with protein MPPSSCVKCGSSKFKEEKLSMYGKFGYGGKGYLFTAYICSACGYTELYFDKSTGLI; from the coding sequence ATGCCTCCTTCTAGCTGTGTCAAATGTGGAAGCTCAAAATTCAAAGAAGAGAAGCTATCCATGTACGGTAAATTCGGATACGGTGGCAAAGGCTATCTGTTCACAGCATACATCTGTTCAGCCTGCGGGTATACAGAGCTTTACTTTGATAAATCAACGGGCTTGATATGA
- a CDS encoding transposase, with translation MSHPWKSTGDKRTIVWRQEQPCEILRYLTDMQEAVRYALQVAYRDAIANEKRRIPSPIQLRREVRDWFYSRYGYARHHVNPVCRAAVAMLRSYRKNNQGELRIPQVKKLAMRIDSELFRIIDGQVRITLQPNRYVWLPVNATNKHYGEYSKGRVAELLITDRKVCLTFVVGEEMKNKPLGKKFVAQDLNFKSVDSTMSAPRDGRPSALEAVKTEPLSHIVRIQNDFSRRRRALQLHLKNPQKRMRKLKETRGRQRDRVRDALHKLSTKMVRENPGASFIFEDLKGIRRTSRGAKKSRKLRTYLNRWPYRLYQSMVEYKSRNRTIYVSPRGTSSKCPVCGGGRLKHPAWAVSRCSKCGVDYDRERQAGLVGYTLSWYAPLRPTVCRECVCLLAADEE, from the coding sequence GTGAGCCACCCATGGAAGTCTACTGGAGATAAGAGGACTATCGTCTGGCGACAGGAGCAGCCATGCGAAATACTACGGTACCTCACAGACATGCAGGAAGCGGTCAGGTATGCTCTACAGGTGGCATACAGAGATGCTATCGCAAACGAGAAACGCAGGATCCCGTCTCCCATCCAGCTGAGGAGGGAGGTTCGTGACTGGTTCTACTCCAGGTACGGATACGCCAGACACCACGTCAACCCTGTCTGCAGGGCTGCAGTAGCTATGCTGAGGTCCTACAGGAAGAACAACCAAGGTGAGTTGAGGATACCCCAAGTGAAGAAGCTGGCGATGAGGATAGATTCAGAGCTGTTCAGGATCATCGACGGGCAGGTCAGGATAACACTCCAGCCAAACAGGTATGTCTGGCTCCCTGTCAACGCCACCAACAAGCATTATGGGGAGTACTCGAAGGGGAGAGTAGCAGAGCTGCTCATCACAGACAGGAAGGTCTGCCTGACGTTCGTGGTCGGGGAAGAAATGAAGAACAAGCCTCTCGGGAAGAAATTCGTGGCACAGGACCTGAACTTCAAGAGCGTTGATTCTACCATGTCTGCTCCCAGGGATGGGAGGCCTTCTGCCCTCGAAGCGGTGAAGACAGAGCCTCTCAGTCATATCGTCCGGATACAGAATGACTTCTCAAGGAGAAGGAGGGCGTTACAGCTCCACTTGAAGAATCCTCAGAAGAGAATGAGGAAGCTGAAGGAGACTAGAGGGAGGCAGAGGGACAGGGTCAGAGATGCACTCCACAAACTCTCTACGAAGATGGTGAGGGAGAACCCCGGCGCATCCTTCATCTTCGAGGACCTGAAGGGGATAAGGAGGACTAGCAGGGGAGCGAAGAAGAGCAGGAAGCTGAGGACGTATCTTAACAGGTGGCCTTACCGGCTCTACCAGTCGATGGTGGAGTACAAATCTAGAAATCGCACCATCTACGTGAGCCCACGTGGGACCTCATCGAAGTGTCCCGTCTGCGGTGGTGGAAGGCTGAAGCACCCAGCGTGGGCGGTGAGCAGGTGCTCTAAATGTGGCGTGGACTATGACAGAGAGAGACAGGCTGGCCTCGTTGGCTATACTCTGTCGTGGTATGCGCCTTTGCGGCCAACCGTTTGCCGTGAGTGCGTGTGCCTCCTGGCAGCAGATGAGGAGTGA